Genomic segment of Armatimonadota bacterium:
CCTGATGTCCCTGATGCGGCTCAGCTCCTCCGAGCCTCGCCAGATTGCAGGAAAGTCCTTTTCCCTGATATTGCCAACTGCGCGCAGGAACTGCACGCAGGGATACACGTCCCCGTACGGGCTGATGCAGCAGGTCGTCAGCCCCGCATTGCACTGATGGCAGTCCGCCGCCTCGCGGAAATCCTCCGCCGTCAGCGTC
This window contains:
- a CDS encoding SPASM domain-containing protein; this translates as TLTAEDFREAADCHQCNAGLTTCCISPYGDVYPCVQFLRAVGNIREKDFPAIWRGSEELSRIRDIRLRDLAVCGSCELLPYCFRCPGLADLEDGDMLGPSSEACRQARACRDIFEKRG